The genomic segment CTTTTGCTCTCATCTCCTGTGTGAGGGCTTTCATTTCTTGTTCTCTTGCAACAGCCATTGCTCTTTTTTGTTCTGCCATTGCTTGATAAATTCTTTTATCTGCTTCTGCTTGATCGATTCTTAATTTTGCTCCTATATTTTGTCCAACATCAACATCTGCAATATCAATTGAAAGAATTTCAAATGCTGTTCCTGTATCTAAACCTTTTTCAAGAACAGTTTTAGAAATTCTATCTGGATTTTCTAAAACCTCTTTATGGGTCTCTGCTGAACCAATTGTTGTAACAATTCCTTCACCAACTCTTGCAATAATTGTCGCTTCTCCTGCTCCACCAACTAATCTATCAATATTTGCTCTAACAGTTACCCTTGCCTTTGCCTTAAGTTCAATTCCATCTTTTGCAACTGCTGCAACAACTGGAGTTTCAATTACTTTAGGGTTTACACTCATTCTTACTGCCTCTAAAACATCTCTTCCTGCAAGGTCAATTGCTGCTGCCCTTTCAAATGTAAGTGGAATTCCTGCTCTTTCTGCTGCAATCCAAGCATCAATTACTCTATCAACATTTCCTCCAGCAAGATAATGTGCTTCAAGTTTATCAACTGAAACAGAAAGACCTGCCTTTGTTGCTTTAATTAAGGGTAAAACAATTTTTGCAGGAACAACCCTTCTTAATCTCATTCCAATTAAATTAATGAGTCCTACTGGAACACCTGCTGCAATCGATGCAATCCAAAGTCCTACTGGAATAAATGAAAAGAGAATTATTAAAAGTATTACAATGATAATCACTGTAAACCAAATTCCTAATCCAAACATAAATAAACCTCCTTAAAAATTTTTTTTAAAAATTTTATTTTTGTGTAAGAAACAAAAGTAAAATTTTAGATTTTTTCAACTATAATTTTACCACCTTCGATTTTAATAACTTTTACTTTTGAATCTTTTTCTATAAACTCTCCAAGTGAAATTGCATCATATCTTTTTCCATCTATTTCAATTGTTCCTGAGGGTCTTAAAGTTGTTAAAACTTTTCCTTCTTTTCCAATTAACTCTTCAAGTTGTGAATATGAAGTATAACCTTTTTCTGTTTTTAAACTTTCTTTGAGACCTAATTTATTCCAAATTGGAAGTTTTGGAAATAAAAACAAAAGAATTATAAATAAAATAAGAAGAATTGATGCAACAATTCCAATTGAGTAAAGAGCTCTAGTTCCACCACCTAAGGTAAAGAAAATTGAAACAAAAATTAAAATAATACCTGCAATTCCAGTTAAACCAAATCCCGGTATTAAAAATATTTCAATTAAAAGAAGTATTACTCCTATTATAAACAAACCTACATAAAACCAATTTCCTAAACCTGCAATCATATGACCTCCAAAAAATAAAGTAAGGGATATTAACCCCATTGTTCCTGGTACTCCAAAACCAGGAGTTGTTGCTTCAATTAATAGACCTAAAAATCCTATAACAAGCAAAATTTCTCTTATTGTGCTTTGAGTTATGAAGCGTGCGATTTTTTCTGTTAAAGAAAATTTAATATCAATAATTTCATAATTTTTTAGATTAAATTCATTTAAAATTTCTTCAATTGAGTTTGCTTCAAAATCAAGAAAACCTACTTTTTTTGCTAAATCACGTGAGAGTGTTAAAATTTCTCCTTTTTTAACAACACCCTCAATTTCAATTTCTTTATCAACCATTGCTGCACCAATAAGTGGATCTCTTCCATTTGCTTCACAAGTTGACTCAAATTCTGCTTTAAGAGCAGAAATTGTTTTTTCTGTTGCTGGAATTGGTTCTGCTGCGCCTATACTTCCACCAGAAGAAAAAACAATTTTTTTAGTTGCAAGAGTTATAAGAGCTCCTGCAGACCATGCTCTTCCTTTTATCCAACCGATAGTTAAAACTCCTTTTGAATTTAACTCTAAAATTTTATCTCTTATTTGTGTTGCAGCATCAACTGCTCCTCCAAAGGTATCAACAACAAAAATTACAGATTTTACTCCGTCTAAATTACTTAATGCTCTTTGAACATATTTTGATAAACCTAACTCAATTTCTCCTTCTATATGAATAATTAAAACTTTTTCATTTTTAGAATAAGTTAAATTAAAAATAAGTGAAATAAAAATTAATGTTAAAAACAAAATCCTTTTCATAATTTAATTATAGCATCATAAATTTTATGATAAAATTTAAACATGATTAAAAATATCAAAAAATGGGAAGAGTTTGAAAAAGATTTAATAAAAAAAAGTAAAGTTGAAGTAAAAAAGAATTTTAAAATAGTAAATGAACTTTATAGATTTTCAAAAAAGTTAGGAAAATTCAAAGTTTCTTTAGAAGGAATTGAAAAAGATATAAAATATGCTAGGGCAATAAATGGAATTAGAAAATTTAATAGTTAAAATTGGGAAAATTTTAGATAAAAAAAATATTCCGTATATGATTATTGGTGGACAGGCAGTTCAAATTTACGGTGAACCAAGATTGACAAAAGATATTGATATAACAATTGGTTTAGACATTGATTTATATAACTTATTGATTGATGCAATTAAAAAAATAGGGTTAATTCCACTTATAGAAGATATTGAAAATTTTATAAAAGATACTTATGTTTTGCCAACTTATGATAAAAAAACTGATTTTAGAATAGATTTTATCTTTTCAAATTCAAAATATGAAAAAGAAGCATTAAAAAGAGTTAATAAAATAAAAATTAAAAATTATGAGATTAATTTTGCTTCTTTAGAAGATTTAATAATTCATAAAATAATTTCGGGTAGGGAGAGAGATATTGAGGATATTAAAAATATATTAATAAAAAATAAATATTTTGACAAGGAATATATAAAAAAATGGCTTCAAGAATTTCAAGAAACTTTAAATGAAAATTTAATAGAAAAATTTGAAAATTTAATAAAAATTTTTAATCATAAGGGGTTCTAACTTTTAAATTTTTGAAATAGATTTTTAGGGGCAACAAGATTTCTCTTGGAATTGGTTTTTTCCAAGGGTATCTTGTTGGTGTATTTAGGTGAACCTCATCAGGTTTGATTTCATTTACAAAATTTGCTATTTTTTCAATCTCATTTAAATTTATTTGAGTTATCATTATTTGAATATTAAATTTCCCCTTAAATTCTTCTTTTAATTTTTTAATTCCATATAAAATTTTTTCTATTTCTATTCCTTCAATTGGTTTGTTAATTTTTTTAAAAGTATCTTCACTTATTGCATCAATTTTTACATCTATTATGTCAAAATTTAAAATGTCTTTTCTTACATCATCAAGATAGAGAAGTGATGAATTTGTTAATAAAATAGTATTTTTATTGGGTTCAATTTCTTTTATTTTTTGAAGTACCTCTCCAATATTTTTTGCTAAGGTTGGTTCACCTGCACCTGAAAAAGTTATTACTTCAAAATCCTCTCTTAGAAATTTTTTAAACTCATTTATTAATAAATCTGTTTCAACAAAAATTTCTCTTTTAATTTTATGTGAACCTTTTCTCTCATTTATTGTAAATGGTCCAAGCTCACAATAGATACATGAAAAAGTACAATATCTTTTTGTTTTTCCTAAAAGATTTATTCCTAAAGATTTTCCATATCTCCAAGAGATAACTGGTCCATAAATTAAATCTCTTGTTTCTCTCTCTTCCATACCTTAATATGATATCATTTAAATATGAATCTTTTCAAATTTTTTGAATTTATTAAAGGAAAAAAAGAGGAATTAGAAAGTTTTGAAGATTTTCTACTACTTTCTGGTTTTGGAATTGAATTTTCAGAGAAATTGATGAAAATTTATAAGAAAGGTGGAATTAAAGAAGTAAAAAAAAGTTTAAATGAAATTTTAGAGGGAAGTGAGAAAGATTTAAAGGTTTTAGATTTTTCAATTTATCTATTTTTAGGGGTTAATGGTGGTGGTAAAACAACATCAATTGCAAAACTTGGTAATTATTTTAAAGAGAGAGGAGAAAATGTATTATTTATTCAAGGAGATACATTTAGAACTGGTGCAAATGAGCAATTAAAAATTTGGGGTGATAGAATTGGAGTTTCTGTTTTTATGGGAAGAAGAGGAGATGACCCAGGTAGTGTTATTTATGATGGGCTAAATTTTGGTTTAAATAGAGGCTATAAAAAATTTTTTATAGATTCTGCTGGTAGATTGGAAACAAAGAAGAACTTAATAGAAGAACTTAAAAAGATAAAAAGAGTGATTGAAAAAAATTTTACTGAGTTAACTGAGACTATTCTTGTTCTTGATTCAACAGAAGGTGAAAACCTCTATTCTCAAGTTGTAAAATTTAATGAAGCAATGAATATTACAGGATTTTTCATTACAAAAATAGATTCTACAATAAAACCTGGAATTCTTATTCCTATTTATGAAAAATATAAAATTCCATTTTTATTTTTATCATTTGGTGAGGATTTGAAAAGTTTTGAAAAATTTGATAGAGAAAAATTTATTGAATTACTTTTTAAGGATTTTTCTTAAATATATTGAATTAGGTCTTCTTTAAAACCAAGTTCCTTAAAATATTTTAAAACTTCTAAAAATTCATCTCTTGTAATCCTTCTTCCTATTTCTCTATCACCAAGCGCTTTAAAACAAGGGTAATATTGTGTCATAAGTGAGATTGTTAATTCTTTGCCAATATTTTTATATAGATTTTCAAGTACTTTCTTTGAATTTTCAACATTATTGGGTAAAATTAAGTGTCTAACAATAACACCTTTTTCAATAATTCCATCTTTATTTAATTTCATAAATCCAACCTGTCTCACCATTTCTTTTATTGCTTTTATATTTATTTCTGGATAATTTTCAGCATCTGAAAGGTGTTTAGCTAAATTTTTATCTCCATATTTTGCATCAGGAAGATATATATCGACTATACCCTCTAAATATTTTAAAATTTCAACTTTTTCATAACCAGATGTGTTATATAAAATTGGAATTTTTAAACCCATATCTTTTGAGATTGAAATTGCAAGAATTATGTGAGGAGAGTAATGAGTTGGTGTTACCAAATTTATATTGTGTGCACCAAGATTTTGAAGATTTAACATCATTTTTGCTAAATCTTCTATTTCATATTCCTCTCCCTCACCCAATTGACTAATTGAATAATTTTGACAAAAATTGCATTTTAATGAGCAATTTGTGAAAAATATAGTTCCAGAACCTCTGAAACCTGAGATAGGTCTTTCTTCTCCAAAGTGGAGTGAATATGTGCTTATCTTTAATTTATAATCACTTTGGCAAAATCCTCTTTTTCCTAAAATTCTATTAACTCTGCATTCTCTTGGACATAAATCACAATGTGAAAGCCGAGTGAAAAGCTCAAAGCCCCTTTTTTTGATTTCCTTTGAACTTAAAGAAAGATATGATGCGCTCATATTCTATTTTTCTTTATCTTTTATATAAACCACCATTCTATTATAAGGAATCTCAATATTCTCTTTATCAAAAATATTTTTAATCTCTTCAAAAAACCTTCTCTTTGCACTCCACCTTTTTTCTTTATCAATTTTCATTTTAACAAGAATTGAAATTGTTGAATCATAAAATTTATCAACTCCCATTATTTGAGGTTCTTCAAGAATTTCATTTTCATCTATTAATTTTTTACCAACTTTTAAAATTAACTCTTTCGCTTTATCTAAATTTATTTCATAAGAAAGAGGAAGTTCAACCCATAAAAATTGATCTCCATAACCATATTTTATAACTTTTCTAATCTCTCCATTAGGTATATAAAAAAGTTTTCCCTCATAATTTCTTATAACTGTTTTTCTAATTCCAATTTCTTCAACTCTTCCTAAAATATCATCAATCTCAATTAGATCTCCAACAGAATAATAATTTTCCAGAATTAGAAAAATTCCAGCAATTGCATCTTTAAAAAAAGTTTGACCTGCAAAACCGATAGCAATTCCAACAATACCACTTGCAGCAAGAAGAGGTGTAGTATCTATATTAAAAATTTTTAGAAGATACCATATAAAAAGAAAAATCAAAAAATAGTCTAATACAGAAAAAATAAGTTTAACTAAAGTTAACCTTTTTTTGTAAATCTCTACTTTTTCATAAAATTTAATTATTTTTATTTTGATTATATTTAAAAAAATTTTTATTAATATAAAAATTGAAATTAGAACAATTAATTTAAGAATATATTCTACATATTTTGAAAGAAAATTCATATATAAATTATAACAAAAACATTATTGACAATTTTAAAAAATATTTTAAAATATTGTCAATATGTGTAAAATAAAGTGAATTTAGTGAAGTAGCAAAAAGCAACCAAAATTGAGTATTAGAGAGAAAAGAAAAGGAGGTTTGTATGCAAAAATCAACAAAATTTTTAGCATCACTTCTAATCATCACACTTTTTTTAACTTTAATTTCTTTTAGTTGGGGATGTACCAAAAAGGTACAGGAGAAAAAAGTAGTAAAATTAGGTTTTATTGGACCACTAACAGGAAAATATTCAAAAATGGGAATTGGAGGAATGAATTCATTTAAACTTGCTGTTAAACAGTGGAATGAAAAACCAGACACTAAATACAAATATGAAGTTGTAACATTTGATGATGAAGGAGTTCCTCAAAAGGGTGTTGAGGTTGCAACAAAAGCTTGCTCTGACCCAGAAATAATTGCAGTTGCAGCTCATTATAATAGTATGGTTGCAATTGCAACAACTGATGTATTCCATAAATTTGGAGTAGTAAATGTTGTTTGGGGTGCGGTATTACCATCAATTACTTATGGAAATGATTATCCTGAAGTTTGTAGAGTTAATGGAACTCAGGTTGAACAAAATGAGGCAAATGCTAAACTTGTTGTTGATACACTTGGTTTTAAGAAATTTGCAATAATTTATGATACAACTGATTATGGAAGAGGACACCTTCAATATTTTAAAGAGGCACTTGCAAGAAGAGGAATTACACCAATTGCAGAAGAAGGTATTGTTATTGACCAGAAAGATTTCACTACAGTTTTAACAAAAATTAAAGCACTTAATCCAGAAGTTATATATTTTGGTGGATTAACTCCAGAAGGTGTTAATATAAAACTTCAAATGGATAAACTTGGTATTAAGGCACAATTTTTAGGAACATCAGGAATTAAATCAGATGATTTTAATACAGCTCTTGGTGAACATGCAGAAGGAGTTATTTGTATGTTAGATGGTGCTCCAGTTGATTATCTTCCAGGTGGAAAAGCGTTCATGGAAGCATATAACAAAGAAGGTTATGCTGAACCACCAGAAGCATATGGTCCATTTGCTTATTGTGCAGCAAATATTTTAATTAGAGCAATTGAGAAGGTTGGTCCAGATAGAGCAAAAGTTATTGAAGAAGTAAATAAAACTGATTATGAAGATATTATTGGTAAAATTCACTTCAATGAATATGGACAAAACGATGTTCCACTTGCAACTCCATATGTAAGTCAAGATGGCAAATGGGTTCCTTGGCAAGATTCAGAATATGCAAAAGGAATAAGAACTCTCCCTGGTTTTGCATATAGAGAAGGAAAAGATTGGGTTAACCCTTACAAGAAGCCATAAAGAAAACCTAAGGGCAAGGGGCAACCCTTGCCCTTTTTTTATTTTTGTATCTAAAAGGGAGGTTTGATGAGCGGATTCTCTGTTATTTTACAAATAATTTTTAATGGAATAATGCTTGGAATTCAATATGCAATGGTTGCTGTTGGTTTTACTTTATTTAGAGGGGTTTTGAATGTTTTAAATTTTTCCCATGGAGATGTATTTGCACTTGGAGCATTTGTTTCACTTATTATAATTTCAATGTTTGGTGTTATGACACTTACTGGTGGAGTTTATATAGGAGTTGTTGTTCTAATATTTCTTCTTTCAATGGTTACTCTTGGAATTATTGGAGTTATTCTTGAAAGGCTTGCAGTAAAACCAGTTTCAAAAGGTCCTGTTACTATGAGTTTACTTGCAACATTAGGACTCGGAATTGCTATAAGAGAAGGTATAAGATTATTTTATCCTAGAGGTGGTGAATCAAAAAAATTTCCAGAACTTTTTCATAAACTTTTTGAAAATACGAAAGGAGCTTTTGAGTTTAGTGGTGTTATTTTTAGATATGAAAATATCTTATTTTTAATAATTGGTGTTGTAGTTGTTTTTCTTCTCGCTCTTTTTATAAATAAAACTAAAATGGGTCTTGCAATTAGAGCAGTAGCTCAAGACCCAGAGTGTGCTCTTATGATGGGAGTAAATAAAGATTTTATAATTGATATAACATTTTTTATTGGTTCTGCTCTTGCTGCTCTTGCTGCAATTCTTTATGGTCTTTATTATAACACTGTTGTTTTTGATATGGGTGCTATGATGGGTGTTATTGGCTTATCCTCTGCAGTTTTAGGAGGTTTAGGTAATATTTATGGTGCAATTATTGGTGGATTTATATTTTCTATGACTGAGGCTCTTTCTGCTGCACTTATACCAAGAGGTTCAGAGTTTATGGATGTAATTGCTTTTGCAGTTGTTATTATTTTCTTAATATTTAGACCTTCTGGAATTCTTGGCGAAAAAGTTTATGAGAGGGTATAAAAATGAAAAAGAATGGATTAATTAATTATTTAATAGTTTTATTTGTTGAAATTTTAGTTTACTTATACTTTATGATTTTTTTAAGAATTGAATCAATATGGATAATTATTTTTACAATTATCTTAATCGGAGCAATTCTTTATCTTTCTAAAAAATTTAAGAAGTTATTCGATCTTATAACAGAAAGTTTTAAGAAAAATTCAAATTTTGCTATCTTTTTAATGGTTATACTTCTATTTTTATTTCCGTTTATTAGCAAATTACTCGTTCCTCTTTATATATATTGGCTTTTAATTGTTATTCAAACTTTTATTTTTGCAATTGTATCTCTTGGTTTAAATTTTCAGGTTGGTTCAACTGGAATTATGAATCTCGCTGCATCTGCGTTTTATGGAGTTGGTGCTTATACTGCAGGATACCTTGCTTTAAATTATAAACTTCCAGCAATTTTAACAATTCCTCTTGGTGGAATCGCTGCATCTCTTTTTGGTTTACTTTTATTTATTCCAATTTTTAGAACAAGGGGACAATATTTTGCATTAATTACTCTTGCTTTTGGTTATATGTTTGTTTTATCTTTAAATAACCTTGCTTTTGTAGGAGGACCACAAGGACTTAAAAATATACCTTCAATTAAACTATTTGGTTATAATTTTCAAAAGGCTCCATTTGGCACTCACTTTTATGTGAATTACTATTTTCTTGTTGTAATTATTTTACTTATAACTCTTCTATTTTTCCATAGATTATATAATTCATGGATTGGTTTAACACTAAATTACATTAGAGATGATGAATCTGCGGCAAAAGGTTGTGGCGTTTTTACTAATAAGTGGAGATTAATTGCACTTCTTATAGGAAACTTTTTTATGGGAATTGGTGGGGCGATTTATGCTCATATGATTGGTTTCATATCTCCTCCAAACTTCACATTAACTTTAGGTCTAATGTTAATTTCAATTGTTCTTCTAGGAGGAAGTGATAATATCATAGGAGTCTTGGTAGGCTCATTTATTTTAGTTCTATTTCCAGAAAAATTGAGAGTTATAACAGAATATAGAGTAATGCTTTACGGACTTCTTATTGTTCTTGTCCTTATATTTAGACCTCAAGGTCTTATTCCTTTTAAAGAAAGAATTTATGATAAAAGATTTGTAGAGGAGAAATAAAATGGAGAAAAAGGTAATTCTTTATACTGAAAACATTGAAATGCGATTTGGTGGACTTTATGCTTTAAAAAATATAAATATAAAAATTTATGAAAATGAAATTCTTGGAATGATTGGTCCAAATGGAAGTGGCAAAACAACTTTTTTTAATGTTATAACAGGATTTTATAAGCCAACTGGTGGAAATTTCTATTTTTTAGGTGAGAGGTTAACAGGAAAAGAGCCATATGAAATTATGACAAAAGGAATTTCAAGAACATATCAAGCAAGTAGAGTTTGCTTTGATTTAACAGTATTAGATAATATTTTAATTGGAACTCATTTTGTTCAGAAAAGTGGTTTTTCAAGCGCTCTATTTAATAGAAAAAAATTTTATAAAGAATTAGAAGATTATAAAGAAAAAGCAGTAAATCTTCTTAAAGTTTTTAACCCAGAACTTGTAAATAAACTTTATGTAAGAGTTGGAGGACTTCCATTTATTGATAGAAGAAGAGTTGAAATTTGTAGAGCAATGATTTCTGAACCAAAATTAATTCTTCTTGATGAACCATCTGCAGGAATGAATGCTGATGAAACTATGGAACTCATGGATGATATTGGAAAAGTTAGATCGAAAATGAAAAATGTTACAATTTTTATAATTGAACATGATATGAAGGTTATAAGCACTGTTACAGAAAGGGTATATGCACTAAATTTCGGGCAAGTTATTGCTGAAGGAACTTATGCTGAAGTCTCAAACAATATTGATGTAAAAGAGGCATATTTTGGTAAGGAGTTAGATAATGAGAGAAAATTTATTGCTTGAAATAAAAAATTTAACAACTGTTTATGGTCAAAATAAAATGCTAATTGATGTAAATATAAATGTGGAAAAAGGAAAAATTGTTTCTCTTCTTGGAAGTAATGGTGCAGGAAAGTCAACCTTAATTAAAGCAATTCTTGGCCTTGTAAAAGTAGTTGGTGGAAATATTGTTTTTGAAAATAAAGATATAACTCGAATGAGAACTTTTGAAAGAATTGCACTTGGAATTTCAATTGCACCAGAGGGAAAAAGAATTTTTCCTAAAATGACAGTTCTTGAAAATTTAAAAATGGGAGCGTATCTTGTTAAAGATAAAAAAGAAATTGATAGAAGATTAGAAGAACTTGTTTTTCCTCATTTTCCAAGATTAAAGGAGAGATTATCTCAAGTAGCAGGAACTCTTTCTGGTGGAGAACAATCTATGTTAAATATTGGAAGAGCTCTAATGGCAAATCCTAAACTCATAATATTTGATGAACCATCTTTTGGTCTTGCTCCAATTCTTGTTCAGGAAACAGCAGAAATTATTCAAAAAATTAATAAAACTGGAATAACTGTTCTTTTGATAGAACAAAACGCTGTTATGGCTCTTGAAATAACAGATTATGGATATTACCTTCAAAAAGGACAAATAATTGCACAAGGAACTCCAGAAGAGTTAAAGAAAGAAGAAATAATTAGAAAAGCATACTTTTAATTTAAATTTAAGGTCAGGAGATTAAATCTTAATTTTATTTAAATTTCCTGACCTTTTTATTTTAGATAATTAATTATAAAATTTGAAATAGCCAAAGTTCCAATAGGTAAAACTCTTTCATCAATATCGAACTTTGTATTATGATGGGGATATGGGTTTTCAACTTTTTTAGATGATAAAAATATATATAATCCTGGTATATTTTTTGTATAATATGAAAAATCTTCACCAACCATTGTTGGTTTTTTCAAAAACTTTATTTTGTTTTCATCAACTACCATTTTAGTTATTTCATAAAATCTGTCTGTTAATTCTGGATCATTTACAACAACTGGA from the Caldisericia bacterium genome contains:
- a CDS encoding ABC transporter ATP-binding protein; translated protein: MLIDVNINVEKGKIVSLLGSNGAGKSTLIKAILGLVKVVGGNIVFENKDITRMRTFERIALGISIAPEGKRIFPKMTVLENLKMGAYLVKDKKEIDRRLEELVFPHFPRLKERLSQVAGTLSGGEQSMLNIGRALMANPKLIIFDEPSFGLAPILVQETAEIIQKINKTGITVLLIEQNAVMALEITDYGYYLQKGQIIAQGTPEELKKEEIIRKAYF